The Apus apus isolate bApuApu2 chromosome 1, bApuApu2.pri.cur, whole genome shotgun sequence nucleotide sequence ACTGTTCAggacctggtctagtgggaggtgtccctgcccatgcaggggtgttgtatctagatgattttttaaaaggtcccttccaatccaaaccattctctgattctatatGACTCTATGAACTTCATTCCTGCCAGCAGGGAGCCTGGTCCCAGCTCCTGAAGCCCAAAAGCAAGGATACATGTCTCTTGGCAAACAATCCCCCTTGTCGTCATCCCCCACACACCCTCCTTTACTCACAGTGTGACAGGATGGAGCTcttgctcacacacacacatgcacagtggcaaaaagaaaagttattaaATTTCTATTAGCCATCAAAAAGGAACTCCCCTCCTCCAAAAGAGATGCTTACTACTTACTGGGTGACACAGAGCAAGATTCCACCTCCCATCAGCCAtcatttcatttgttttatcCCAGTTTAATAGATGATTTTTCAGATTTGTGCAAGACAGATACCTCTAACACAAGGATGAGGGAATTAAAATCACAGCAACATATACACAAAAAACAAGATACACAAAATAGAGCTAAATTTATATACAGGTTATTAGCAGCTAGACTCTTAACTTCATTTAGTACATGGCTTTACTTACTACAGTTTTAGGCACAGAGAAGAATTTACCAGTAGGATATTTGCTACAATGAAGGGCCACAATGAATGCCTCATTCCATGTCCTCACTGGGCAGAAACTGGGTTATTTAATGAAGATCTAACTCTCATTTCCCACCAGCTGAGGATGTAGCCCTGCACAAAGGATGAAAGAATATGATCCAGCTAATTCAACATACTGTAAAATTTATACTTTAGACATTGAacatctaatttatttttttagtaggGTTATGTTACAGAGTTATTGAGCAGGACTGAatttcaacaaaataattaagtgttgggttgttttttttccccctgtttgCTTAGCATGGACTCTCAGCTGTAAACAACTCAAAGACCTGGCAAGAAATGGTTAGATGTGAAGATTACTTCGGTTGCACTTCACATTTATAACATAGAATTTGCTTCAACAGGATTTAAAAGCACAAAGGtcatgaaacatttaaatttacTTAGCAGGTTATGTTAATAAATTATGATGCACTGTCCACATGTAGGACTCCATTCCAGGCTGCACTGAAGCAGGTGCTTGGATGTATTTTATGTGCTTCCTTGTCTTTCTGATTTAGGACTACAGATTCAGAGCCCAGCAACACAGTATGTGCTTTACTTGCAGCAGACAAGCAGCCTTTTTTGTTTCAGCAACACTTCTCACATTTGGTTATGCATGCCTAAGTGCTTTGCCAGGCTGAGGAATGATcacatattttaattactgattGCTTATGTATAGTATGCCTGTCACAACGAGCAACATGATCACTTACCCAGTGAAAAGGCTGAAAAGAATAAACTACATAACAGAACCAGCCAGATACCATAACAACCCAATTAAAAATTTAAGCAGCAagcagataatttaaaaataatccaaaagacaacaacaaatTAACTTATGAGGCAGGTTGAGAACGACGCAAAGATTCTTCCTTCACAACAGCTTCATTTACAACTACAGCTCAGCACGTTTGAAATACTTTTATCACAAGAACTACAAACTTGTTTATCACAGTTATGTTAGAGCTCCTCTGAAGGGTGTGTCAGTTTCTATTATAGCCACTCCCCACCTCTTCTCCAAGTTTATTAACTCAGCTTCTTGGGAAAAAGAGAGGGTTGCTTGAGGCTTTAGAAAGTGCAGAGAATCAGTGAGGTTTTTCCCTTTAGAAAAGAACCAAAGACACAGAGAACTTAAAACATGCAGGAACAACAAGAAATTTAGAGGGTCTGGAGTTTggcatttgattttaaaatggctATTCTGCATGTTTTCAGGTGTACAAAAAGGGAAGGGACTTTGAATGTGGAAGAGCAGCTTtgccatattaaaaaaaaaatcataccaGCACACAAACATATTTTGGGGCCAACTTTAAAAGCACGTCCATTGAACAAAGGCAAAACACGCCAACTTGGGCCATTCAGGAGCAATGTGCTCTCACATCCAGCTCTCCTGTAACTCCACTTAGCCTGCAAGCATTTTGGCTGTAACTTCTGTTATGCATTGGCAGGGCAGAACCAAATAAGGCCGTGAACAGAGGGTTATTTGGGCTGTCAAACTACAGGGAAAGCAAATGACAGTTTTTAGAAGTAACAGAACTTACAACTAGTCAGTGTTGTTATAGCTGTTGGTCAAGAAGTAACAGTTTCTTTATGGGAACCCTAACATAAAAGGTAAGACTTTGGATATAAGGTTCCTGCATTTGGTACAAAGTTAACTTGTTCCTATGGCTTCTCTGCTGTAAGATCATCACTGGTGCAGAACAGGTGGGGTCACAGATTGTCTGGGAGACTCTTTGGCTGTCAGTGCGAAAACCGGCGCATGGTGCGTATCCTCCAGGCTTGTCTGGTGCCCTGTGCTGCACACGCAGGCTGCTGGAGCGTGACCAAGAAGCAGGTGGCAGGGAAGAAAGGCAGGACTTCAAGTGAAGCAGCAGAGTGATGCAGTCACCCACTCAAAGCTTGGGATGCTCAGTCAAGAAGGTCAAAACAGAAACCACCCTCTGTGCAGCCTTGAGTAGAGAGTGGGCAGAGCAAGGGGGCAGAAGACTCCACCACTGGTAGGGAACAAAGCCAAGCCAGATAATACAGACAACAAGAAGTCATGGAAGTGTGTCACACTATtcagaaatttcagttttgatAACATCTTTAGCTCCCACCAacagacacagacacatacACCTGTGGGCAAGAAAAATGGAGCTCGGTTTTGGcttcagaaagagcaaaaggaagCTTTGCCAACCAGTTTGCTATGTACAACAATACTGCACTGTTCACTTCATTCATGAGATGCTGTCTGCTACAGTTCAGcactatttaaataaaattcctctTAGTCACAAAAGAGCAACAGATGAGTATCTCTGTAGGAAGGAGAGCTGAAACCCACTGCTGTACATGTATCCTATCAGGATAAGCACGAGTGGTCATTCCAGAGTATCTACCACCTTCCTTAGCTTGCTTGAGGCAGAGAacttccccctccttcttccaATCTGTTTGATCCCAATCCTGTTGGGACTAATCTAGCACAAAGCCATACCAAGACTTCCCCCCCATTGCCAAAACATTCCTAACCAAATCAAGCAGTCTCTTTCAGTAGTCCCAGTTTCCGAAGGGCCTCTCTCCTAGCTTCTTCTGTTGAGCCACGGCCAGAAAACTTTACTGTTATCCCTTGGGATCGAAATCCTGAAGGTCTAGGCAGTGAACCTGATCTCCTCCTCAAATCCAGGCTTAGACTAGGttgtttattattatcattaaaaCTTTTTGCCGTGTTCTGCTGCGTGCTGCTGACCTTGTTAGCAGCAGGAGCTACCTCTGGTTTGATTGTTACAGTTTTGCCCATAGGAAGGAAAGGGCTGGgctcactttttaaaatgtcgTGGATGTTTTGATATCCATTGGGAACAGCATCTGCCTGTTTGGGCTGCACATCAACCTGCTGAGTGCTTGGGGCATGGTCCACTTGGTCCTGAGCTGGCTTTCCCTTAACTAGGCCAAGCTTTGTCAGGGCCTCGTATCGTGTTTGCTCAGAGGAGAGATCCCTTAAGGAAGAACTTCTGTTCCGTGACAAGAAAtcatttttctgcagcttctcctccagctcagctgccagAAAAGCTCCTCCATTGATGTTGGCCAGCACCTGGGCTCTCCGCTCCTGGACGTtaactgctgcttttgaaatggTCTCACTGAATTCTTTGCCACTGACATTTGTTATGTTGATGTTGCTTGGGAACCGGTGCAGTTTGGGTGCGGGTGCAGGAGGGTGCTTTGGACCAGCAAAATGATCCCCATTGGCTACTGGGGTTTTCTTCCTGTCGGAATTCCCTTCCTTCAGGGCACTGGGGAAGCGcgctctgctctccagctgctgctcagacaTCTTCTGGGCCATGATGAGCGGGGTGGGGACAGAGCGAAGCAATTTTGGATGCTGCACtggaggagggggtggaggaggaagaggaggcgTCTCAGACACTGATGGTGGTGGTACAGGAGGGTGTGGGGGAAGGTCAGCAGGTACAGCTGGCTTAGGGCTCTCAGGTCTCCAGGTAACATCcgacactgaaaagaaaaagcagcaatattGTTACTAGGTCTtcacaaagagcagaaaacaaggcTTTCCTTCATCTCTGATTAGCAAGCATCAGTACTCCCCTTCCCCAAACA carries:
- the PROSER2 gene encoding proline and serine-rich protein 2 isoform X1, with the translated sequence MLMAFCTSSGLINQESVMPRNLLSDSPEMASEVSPKHTLGSMERDSSVENPGSQARCRNVALDDESLKYLTHEEQDVLMFFEETIDALEDDLEEPVLRDSGIHCQSPRSTEENVSSHSETEDIIDLVQSTPEGSDHEGPPSRGAEPGMSDVTWRPESPKPAVPADLPPHPPVPPPSVSETPPLPPPPPPPVQHPKLLRSVPTPLIMAQKMSEQQLESRARFPSALKEGNSDRKKTPVANGDHFAGPKHPPAPAPKLHRFPSNINITNVSGKEFSETISKAAVNVQERRAQVLANINGGAFLAAELEEKLQKNDFLSRNRSSSLRDLSSEQTRYEALTKLGLVKGKPAQDQVDHAPSTQQVDVQPKQADAVPNGYQNIHDILKSEPSPFLPMGKTVTIKPEVAPAANKVSSTQQNTAKSFNDNNKQPSLSLDLRRRSGSLPRPSGFRSQGITVKFSGRGSTEEARREALRKLGLLKETA
- the PROSER2 gene encoding proline and serine-rich protein 2 isoform X2 encodes the protein MLMAFCTSSGLINQESVMPRNLLSDSPEMASEVSPKHTLGSMERDSSVENPGSQARCRNVALDDESLKYLTHEEQDVLMFFEETIDALEDDLEEPVLRDSGIHCQSPRSTEENVSSHSETEDIIDLVQSTPEGSDHEGPPSRGAEPVSDVTWRPESPKPAVPADLPPHPPVPPPSVSETPPLPPPPPPPVQHPKLLRSVPTPLIMAQKMSEQQLESRARFPSALKEGNSDRKKTPVANGDHFAGPKHPPAPAPKLHRFPSNINITNVSGKEFSETISKAAVNVQERRAQVLANINGGAFLAAELEEKLQKNDFLSRNRSSSLRDLSSEQTRYEALTKLGLVKGKPAQDQVDHAPSTQQVDVQPKQADAVPNGYQNIHDILKSEPSPFLPMGKTVTIKPEVAPAANKVSSTQQNTAKSFNDNNKQPSLSLDLRRRSGSLPRPSGFRSQGITVKFSGRGSTEEARREALRKLGLLKETA